In Coleofasciculaceae cyanobacterium, a single genomic region encodes these proteins:
- a CDS encoding THUMP domain-containing protein yields the protein MLNWNVVVTLDEHSFSQAYLLLEELGTVYQSDFENVLLMKVESIPLFLETFNNKLIKEPSLAKLVSRIVPVTATFSFQSSAEFEIKAKEIVLNWLPTLAGKKFSVRMHRRGFKGLISSDYEAGFLDRIILEELQTLGNPGQIDLEDPDAIVAVETVSQQAGLSCWIRQDWQNYPWLRLNQP from the coding sequence ATGCTTAACTGGAATGTAGTGGTTACCCTAGACGAACATAGCTTCAGTCAAGCTTATTTGCTACTAGAAGAATTGGGAACAGTCTATCAAAGCGACTTTGAAAATGTTTTGCTGATGAAGGTCGAAAGTATTCCTCTATTTCTAGAAACTTTTAATAATAAACTAATAAAAGAGCCTAGTCTGGCTAAACTTGTATCTCGAATAGTGCCTGTCACTGCAACTTTTTCTTTTCAATCATCAGCAGAATTTGAAATCAAAGCTAAAGAAATAGTCTTAAACTGGTTACCTACCTTAGCAGGTAAAAAATTCTCGGTTCGGATGCACCGTCGAGGTTTCAAGGGTCTTATTTCCAGTGACTACGAAGCAGGTTTTCTCGATCGAATTATCCTGGAAGAACTGCAAACATTGGGCAATCCAGGACAGATCGACTTGGAAGACCCCGATGCAATAGTAGCTGTAGAAACTGTATCGCAACAGGCTGGACTCTCCTGCTGGATTCGCCAGGATTGGCAAAACTATCCTTGGTTAAGACTGAACCAACCTTGA
- a CDS encoding CBS domain-containing protein: MQQNNSISWEQAIEKELLAVSPEILLEDAIALMSQNWTKSCLLTVEERIGESDFLTPVDRSCVLAIANSQIQGILTEQALTRLIASGKNIKGITLGEVMSRDVITLTSTGSQDIFTLLNLFRRYPIHHLPIVDQNHCLLGLVTQSSLRRALRSVDLLKFRTVKEVMSRAIHALPDASVLSVAQLMSDYQVSSIPIVETNDLLIPLGIITATDIVQFKLLELNLAEIPARVVMSTPLFLAQPDDSLWEVHQQMNQYLVRRIVVTSEQGELLGIVTQGGLLRAIKLSDLHGSWSILQSRNLELASQVELQAKELKDREQKEQVVAEIALRIRQSLDLKLILQTTVDEVRQLIEADRVLIYRFEPDWIGIVSTEAVSQPQWSILARLIKDACFEPAWIEPYQQGHIFAVADIHQANLSPCHVEFLENLQVQANVAIPILLTESNAEADRLWGLLIVHQCSNIRHWQESELELLQRLATQVAIAIQQGELYQQAKIEVEQRQQAEQKLRERETQLRTALDAAALGTWIWDMTTNKVILSERSQAILGFTPGEFPGTLDAVLELIHPEDRSNIHEQTTRAIKSGELYEIETRISLANKQERWLTARGHALLDAQGLATQMNGVLADITEKKLLEEQSRRHQRLESLGSLAGGVAHDLNNILTPILMSVQLLPVTLPQIDPRSRELIQMLENNVQRGSALVQQVLSFTRGIESKQGVVQVKHLIRDIRQIAKETFPKSIEIQTNVPSNLWTVRGDATQIHQILLNLVINARDAMPDGGLLNIVAANLLLDETSVREYPQAKAGSYIAISISDTGLGIAPDNIEQIFQPFFTTKTEEGGTGLGLATVINIIRNHGGFINVVSQIEQGTQFDVFIPAIKMAESDLTESGTIPKGKGELILVVDDEATIREITKASLETHNYRVITANDGIEAVAAYVKNQAEVAVVLMNMMMPAMDGTTAIRTLQKINPDAKIIAVSGRNFTSQIFSDRNLNISSFLAKPYTTNALLQRIRDVVSS, translated from the coding sequence ATGCAGCAGAATAACTCAATCTCCTGGGAACAAGCAATCGAAAAAGAACTACTAGCTGTATCTCCTGAAATCCTACTAGAAGACGCGATCGCCTTAATGAGCCAAAATTGGACCAAAAGTTGTTTATTAACAGTTGAAGAGCGCATTGGTGAATCTGATTTTCTCACCCCAGTCGATCGCAGTTGTGTTTTAGCGATCGCTAATTCTCAAATACAGGGTATTTTGACCGAGCAAGCTTTGACTCGTTTAATTGCCTCGGGAAAAAACATCAAAGGTATTACTCTAGGCGAGGTGATGAGCCGAGATGTGATTACTTTAACTTCTACGGGTTCACAAGATATTTTTACGTTACTAAATTTATTTCGTCGATATCCAATTCATCATTTACCAATCGTCGATCAAAACCATTGCTTGCTAGGGTTAGTTACACAAAGTAGTTTGCGTCGAGCATTGCGATCGGTTGATTTATTGAAATTCCGCACGGTTAAAGAAGTAATGTCTAGAGCAATCCACGCATTACCAGACGCTTCGGTGTTGTCAGTGGCTCAATTGATGAGTGATTATCAGGTAAGCAGCATACCGATCGTGGAAACTAATGATTTGCTCATCCCCTTGGGGATTATTACCGCAACAGATATAGTTCAGTTTAAATTACTAGAGTTGAATTTGGCAGAGATTCCAGCACGGGTAGTCATGAGTACTCCTTTGTTTCTCGCCCAGCCTGATGACTCTCTTTGGGAGGTGCATCAGCAAATGAATCAATATCTCGTGCGACGCATAGTAGTAACTAGTGAACAAGGAGAACTACTGGGCATTGTTACCCAAGGTGGTTTATTACGAGCAATTAAGCTTAGCGATCTGCATGGTTCTTGGTCAATATTACAAAGTCGTAATCTTGAGCTGGCAAGTCAAGTTGAGTTACAGGCAAAGGAATTAAAAGATCGAGAGCAAAAAGAGCAGGTAGTAGCAGAAATTGCCTTACGAATTAGGCAGTCTCTAGATTTAAAATTGATCCTCCAAACCACTGTAGATGAAGTAAGACAGTTGATCGAGGCAGATCGGGTATTAATTTATCGTTTTGAACCAGACTGGATTGGTATTGTCAGCACCGAAGCAGTTAGTCAGCCTCAATGGTCGATTTTAGCTCGATTGATTAAAGACGCTTGTTTTGAACCAGCATGGATCGAACCTTATCAACAGGGACATATTTTTGCCGTAGCCGATATTCATCAAGCTAACTTGAGTCCATGTCATGTTGAATTTTTGGAAAATCTTCAGGTACAAGCCAATGTTGCCATACCAATTTTATTAACCGAGTCCAATGCTGAGGCAGATCGCCTCTGGGGATTATTAATTGTCCATCAGTGTTCTAACATTCGTCATTGGCAGGAGTCGGAACTAGAGCTACTCCAGCGTTTAGCTACTCAAGTTGCGATCGCCATCCAGCAAGGAGAACTGTATCAGCAAGCAAAAATTGAAGTCGAACAACGTCAGCAAGCAGAACAAAAGTTAAGAGAACGAGAAACACAACTAAGAACAGCCCTTGATGCGGCTGCCCTGGGGACATGGATTTGGGATATGACTACTAATAAGGTAATTTTATCCGAACGCTCCCAAGCAATTTTAGGTTTTACTCCTGGAGAATTTCCTGGCACTCTAGATGCAGTTTTAGAGCTGATCCATCCTGAAGATCGTAGCAATATCCATGAACAAACTACCAGGGCGATTAAGTCGGGCGAACTTTACGAAATTGAAACTCGCATTAGTCTAGCCAATAAACAAGAGCGCTGGCTGACAGCTAGAGGTCATGCTTTGCTTGACGCTCAAGGGCTGGCGACGCAGATGAATGGTGTTCTTGCCGATATTACAGAGAAAAAACTTTTAGAAGAACAGTCTCGTCGTCACCAAAGATTAGAAAGCCTTGGCTCTTTAGCTGGTGGTGTGGCTCACGATCTAAATAACATTCTGACGCCAATTTTGATGAGCGTGCAGCTTTTGCCTGTTACCCTACCTCAAATCGATCCTCGCTCTCGAGAGTTGATTCAAATGCTGGAAAACAACGTCCAACGTGGTTCGGCTTTAGTGCAGCAGGTATTATCCTTTACCAGAGGTATTGAGTCAAAGCAAGGTGTTGTGCAGGTTAAACACTTAATTAGAGATATACGCCAGATTGCCAAGGAAACTTTTCCCAAGTCAATTGAAATTCAGACCAATGTACCATCTAACTTATGGACTGTTCGGGGAGATGCTACACAAATTCATCAAATTTTACTCAATTTGGTAATTAACGCTAGAGATGCCATGCCTGATGGAGGACTATTAAATATCGTTGCGGCTAACTTATTACTTGATGAGACATCTGTTCGAGAATATCCTCAAGCCAAAGCAGGCTCTTATATAGCAATTTCAATTAGCGATACGGGATTAGGTATTGCACCTGACAATATAGAGCAGATTTTTCAACCATTTTTTACGACTAAAACAGAAGAGGGTGGTACGGGTTTAGGATTAGCAACGGTAATTAATATCATTCGCAATCATGGCGGCTTTATTAATGTGGTAAGTCAGATCGAACAAGGAACTCAGTTTGATGTGTTTATACCCGCGATTAAGATGGCTGAATCAGACTTGACTGAGAGTGGAACTATTCCTAAGGGCAAAGGAGAATTAATTTTAGTGGTAGATGATGAAGCGACAATTCGCGAAATCACCAAAGCCTCTTTGGAAACTCACAACTATCGAGTCATTACCGCCAATGATGGTATCGAAGCCGTTGCCGCTTACGTCAAAAATCAAGCTGAGGTTGCCGTAGTATTAATGAATATGATGATGCCTGCTATGGATGGCACGACTGCTATTCGCACCCTGCAAAAAATCAATCCCGATGCCAAGATTATTGCCGTTAGCGGGCGCAATTTTACTAGCCAAATATTTAGCGATCGCAATCTAAATATTAGCAGTTTTTTAGCTAAACCCTATACTACCAACGCTTTATTACAAAGAATTAGGGATGTGGTTAGTAGTTAG
- a CDS encoding transposase, with protein sequence MRLKVFLSCSDSTEIKSPLFLKQSLRQLKLASRNHSTKKRGSKSREKARQDLVKVHEKVVNRRSDWFWKFAHKLTDKFDYLFFETLNLKAMQRLWGRKIGDLAMSEFLKILDWVATKKGKTVSYIDRWYPSTKTCSECNFVIDNIGLNERYWVCPSCSTKHGRDRNASRVIQKVGASTLGLGDVSQFQTAIAV encoded by the coding sequence CTGCGATTAAAGGTTTTTCTAAGTTGCTCCGACAGCACAGAAATTAAATCGCCATTGTTTCTCAAGCAATCTTTGAGACAGCTGAAGTTAGCTAGTCGCAATCATTCCACCAAAAAACGAGGTTCTAAGTCTAGAGAAAAAGCTAGACAAGACCTAGTTAAAGTACACGAAAAAGTAGTTAACCGTCGTTCAGACTGGTTCTGGAAGTTTGCCCATAAGTTAACAGACAAATTTGATTATTTGTTCTTTGAGACGCTCAATCTAAAAGCAATGCAGCGACTATGGGGTCGTAAGATCGGCGACTTAGCTATGAGCGAATTTCTAAAGATATTAGATTGGGTAGCAACTAAAAAAGGCAAGACAGTCAGTTATATCGACCGTTGGTATCCTTCTACCAAAACCTGCTCGGAGTGTAATTTTGTAATTGATAACATTGGTTTAAACGAGCGTTATTGGGTTTGTCCGAGTTGCTCTACTAAACACGGACGCGATAGAAACGCTAGCCGAGTAATTCAAAAGGTTGGGGCTTCAACCTTGGGGTTAGGCGATGTCAGTCAGTTTCAAACTGCAATTGCTGTCTGA
- the tnpA gene encoding IS200/IS605 family transposase, whose amino-acid sequence MGQEYRHKNTSVTLINYHFVWCPRRRRKVLKGLIEQRLKVLIHEACQDSDLIVVALEVMPDHVHAFLNCPPTISPSQVMHKVKGYTARYLRQEFTELLKMPSMWTRSYFCSTAGNVSSATVERYIAQQKTRG is encoded by the coding sequence ATGGGACAAGAATATCGTCATAAAAATACTTCAGTCACATTAATCAACTACCACTTTGTCTGGTGTCCGAGAAGACGCAGAAAAGTATTGAAAGGATTAATCGAACAGCGACTAAAAGTTTTGATACACGAAGCTTGTCAAGACAGCGACTTAATTGTAGTAGCTTTAGAAGTGATGCCCGACCACGTTCATGCTTTCCTCAATTGTCCGCCTACAATTTCACCGTCTCAAGTGATGCACAAAGTCAAAGGCTATACTGCTAGATATTTGCGACAAGAATTTACCGAGCTGCTAAAAATGCCCTCAATGTGGACTAGGAGCTATTTCTGTTCGACCGCTGGGAACGTCTCATCGGCTACGGTCGAAAGATATATTGCTCAACAAAAAACTCGTGGATAG
- a CDS encoding universal stress protein, with translation MFKKILVALDLSLEAASVLDFALSVAQPKTSEVLLLHFIDWQMQDVSPWIGFGTLYDINLSGAQPIGQDLPLATTSYDWSRQRLQKEVETSQDWLETLTKKAQKRKNLAYKYECRIGNCNLGIGDRAKEWGADLIVIGRRGHRNISEILLGSVSNYVIHHAPCSVMVVQGNKTSPANELLDVAEI, from the coding sequence ATGTTTAAAAAAATTTTAGTAGCGTTAGATCTTTCTCTAGAAGCAGCGTCAGTTTTAGATTTTGCTTTATCTGTAGCTCAACCAAAAACGAGTGAAGTATTGCTGCTGCATTTCATTGATTGGCAGATGCAGGATGTATCTCCTTGGATTGGTTTTGGTACTTTATACGATATTAATCTATCGGGCGCTCAGCCTATCGGACAAGATCTTCCTCTAGCAACGACTAGCTATGATTGGAGTCGTCAGCGCCTGCAAAAAGAAGTCGAAACTAGTCAAGACTGGCTGGAAACTCTGACCAAAAAAGCTCAAAAACGTAAAAATCTTGCTTATAAATATGAATGTCGGATAGGCAACTGTAATTTGGGCATCGGCGATCGCGCCAAGGAATGGGGTGCAGATTTAATTGTTATTGGTCGTAGAGGACATCGAAACATATCAGAAATACTCTTAGGCAGCGTTAGCAATTACGTGATTCATCATGCCCCCTGTTCGGTTATGGTAGTTCAAGGCAATAAAACCTCGCCAGCCAACGAATTACTGGATGTGGCTGAAATTTAG
- a CDS encoding NAD(P)/FAD-dependent oxidoreductase, which yields MRNFDYVILGAGLGGLSAAACLTRQGYRVAVLEQHYLPGGCCHTFSYGDYSFCADVHYIYQGGDGQAVKQFLNYIDRDVPFNSLDPDCIDRVITPEVDFRIPLNWEKLRARLIATFPEETRGINLYCDEIKQLHRELRQLTQQVRWYDLDWSDWLSLPKYWHLFTRRNWTLQDLYDHTGLSPKLQALLAGQSGDYGLPPAEIALITHTSLVWDYSEGAYYPQHHFKHLVDSIVSVIIEGGGIVKFSTPVQHIEVENHQVVSVTAGSETYQADNAYISDLDPKLTVKLMHNSLALSKQEHHRLTDYEYSASAFNIYLGLDSQFDPHDYGIGNWNIWYYPDGNLNQAYQQQLRANLSHPWIFLSCPTLKSNQPGMAPEGNHVLEITTVCPYEPFKKLHQTDLPAYKAQKRAVYQELMNSVRDLIPDLDRHIRLKIYGTPTTSEFYLGQPEGNMYGAKLIPQQIGLNRLGYKTELANLFLVGATAGYPSVPGVIGNGMDVTELLTGESIRSSQLVVSR from the coding sequence ATGAGAAATTTTGATTATGTAATTTTGGGTGCAGGGCTGGGAGGGCTTTCAGCAGCAGCTTGTTTGACTCGCCAGGGATATCGAGTAGCGGTATTAGAACAGCACTATCTACCTGGAGGTTGTTGCCATACTTTTAGCTATGGTGACTATAGTTTCTGTGCCGATGTTCACTATATTTATCAAGGTGGTGACGGACAAGCAGTCAAACAATTTTTGAACTATATCGATCGTGATGTTCCATTTAATTCCCTCGATCCAGACTGTATCGATAGGGTGATTACTCCAGAGGTTGATTTTCGAATCCCTCTAAATTGGGAAAAATTACGCGCTCGCCTCATAGCAACTTTTCCCGAAGAAACCAGGGGGATTAATCTTTACTGTGACGAAATCAAGCAGCTACATCGAGAACTAAGACAGTTAACTCAACAGGTTCGTTGGTATGATTTAGATTGGTCTGATTGGTTATCTTTGCCGAAATATTGGCATCTATTTACCAGACGAAACTGGACGCTACAAGATCTTTACGATCACACAGGATTATCACCCAAGCTACAGGCACTATTAGCAGGACAAAGTGGCGATTATGGTTTACCACCCGCAGAAATTGCTTTAATCACCCATACATCTCTGGTTTGGGACTATTCAGAGGGTGCTTATTATCCTCAGCATCATTTTAAACACTTAGTTGATAGTATTGTCTCTGTCATCATCGAAGGCGGTGGGATAGTTAAATTTTCTACTCCAGTACAGCACATTGAAGTTGAAAATCATCAAGTAGTAAGCGTAACCGCAGGAAGCGAAACCTATCAAGCAGACAACGCTTATATCAGTGATCTCGATCCCAAACTAACGGTCAAATTGATGCATAATTCTCTAGCTTTAAGCAAACAGGAACATCATCGCCTGACTGATTACGAATACTCTGCTAGTGCGTTTAATATTTATCTTGGTCTTGATTCACAATTCGATCCTCATGACTACGGTATCGGCAACTGGAATATCTGGTACTATCCCGACGGCAATCTGAATCAAGCTTATCAACAGCAGCTTCGAGCAAATTTGTCACATCCTTGGATCTTCTTATCTTGTCCCACATTAAAGTCTAATCAACCAGGAATGGCACCTGAGGGGAATCATGTTTTAGAAATTACTACCGTCTGTCCTTATGAACCATTCAAAAAACTCCACCAAACAGATTTACCAGCCTATAAAGCTCAAAAACGAGCCGTGTATCAAGAATTAATGAACAGCGTTCGCGATCTAATTCCCGATCTAGATCGGCATATTCGGCTGAAAATTTATGGTACACCAACTACTAGTGAATTTTATCTCGGACAGCCTGAAGGTAATATGTATGGTGCTAAACTGATTCCTCAACAAATTGGTTTAAATCGTCTGGGTTATAAAACCGAATTAGCTAATCTATTTCTAGTAGGTGCGACTGCTGGTTACCCTAGCGTTCCAGGCGTAATTGGCAATGGCATGGATGTAACGGAATTGTTAACAGGTGAATCAATTCGCAGTTCTCAGTTAGTGGTTAGTCGTTAA
- a CDS encoding pentapeptide repeat-containing protein, producing MAQVLVVLNELQSGKQTSMTAKKIKAAYKSGQRDFSRSQLLNVCLHKAQLADINLSNAYLNRAILTKANLDRAFLNQALLYAANLQQAHLYRASLIEANLEKANLSNTTLNHANLHGANLSQANLERAHLVWANLRKANLNNANLEGANLSGAKFCRTIMPDGSMRNDDC from the coding sequence ATGGCGCAAGTGTTAGTAGTCCTAAATGAACTCCAATCTGGAAAACAGACTTCAATGACAGCCAAGAAAATCAAAGCAGCATATAAATCGGGTCAAAGAGATTTTTCGCGATCGCAATTATTAAATGTATGTCTACATAAAGCGCAGTTGGCAGATATCAATCTTAGCAATGCTTATCTTAATCGAGCTATTTTGACTAAAGCTAACCTTGACCGCGCTTTTTTGAACCAAGCGCTGCTTTATGCTGCAAATCTACAGCAAGCACATTTATATAGGGCTAGTTTAATTGAGGCGAATTTAGAAAAAGCCAACTTAAGCAATACTACTCTCAATCATGCCAATTTGCATGGAGCTAATTTGAGTCAAGCCAATTTAGAACGCGCTCATTTAGTATGGGCAAATTTACGAAAAGCTAATTTAAATAATGCCAACCTTGAGGGTGCAAATTTGAGTGGTGCTAAGTTTTGTAGGACGATTATGCCCGATGGAAGCATGAGAAATGATGATTGTTAG
- a CDS encoding DUF4327 family protein: MLAKVGYSIGEIKDEARQLVETGKVNCHQPIYVLCQFIPPREWICLECELERNDYLLRDHICDLLAKDVWSED, encoded by the coding sequence ATGCTTGCCAAAGTCGGTTATTCTATCGGTGAAATTAAAGATGAAGCTCGCCAGCTGGTTGAAACAGGCAAAGTCAATTGCCACCAGCCAATCTATGTTCTTTGTCAGTTTATTCCACCAAGAGAATGGATTTGCCTTGAATGTGAGTTGGAAAGAAATGATTATCTATTGCGAGATCATATCTGCGATCTTTTAGCCAAAGATGTATGGTCAGAAGATTAG
- a CDS encoding STAS/SEC14 domain-containing protein, which yields MSIKLIPHQPDRIVALDIDGWINAEDMERIAKSIETRLKQGEKLRIYVEVHNNWSGMSLGALIQDVKFSLQHFQDFDKEAIVSDCRWLEGLAAVGNSLFSGVEVKHFTFDETDKALQWVSR from the coding sequence ATGAGTATCAAACTTATTCCTCACCAACCAGATCGGATAGTTGCTCTAGACATTGATGGCTGGATTAATGCCGAAGATATGGAACGCATCGCTAAATCGATCGAAACCAGGTTAAAGCAGGGAGAGAAGTTGAGGATCTATGTTGAAGTACATAATAATTGGTCGGGAATGTCTTTAGGAGCTTTGATTCAAGACGTCAAATTTAGCTTACAGCACTTTCAAGATTTTGACAAAGAAGCGATTGTGAGCGATTGCCGATGGCTAGAAGGTTTAGCAGCCGTGGGCAATAGCTTATTTTCAGGGGTTGAAGTCAAACACTTTACTTTCGATGAAACAGACAAAGCTTTGCAATGGGTTAGTCGTTAG
- a CDS encoding universal stress protein yields the protein MLTRILVAIDRSAVSRQVFDQALALAKAVSANLILLHVLSAEESGSPISSSYFVQPKDRCLHVTPPIMRRVNEVAALEWKVFSQKGQELLRFYSKKALASGVQIEFSQITGVPSSTICDFAQSCHADLVVIGRRGHSGFQEMLLGSVSNYVVHHAPCSVLLVQTPVAKESTATENLKATVYA from the coding sequence ATGTTGACTCGAATATTAGTCGCAATTGACCGTTCAGCAGTGAGTCGACAAGTATTCGACCAAGCCCTAGCTTTAGCCAAAGCTGTCTCAGCCAACCTAATCTTACTCCACGTATTGTCCGCCGAAGAATCAGGCAGTCCGATAAGTTCTTCTTACTTTGTGCAACCCAAAGATCGCTGTCTTCATGTCACGCCCCCAATAATGCGCCGAGTCAACGAAGTAGCTGCTCTAGAATGGAAGGTATTTAGCCAAAAAGGCCAAGAATTACTGCGATTTTACAGCAAAAAAGCCCTGGCATCTGGGGTGCAAATTGAGTTTAGTCAAATTACTGGCGTTCCTAGTTCGACGATCTGCGATTTCGCTCAATCTTGTCATGCCGATCTGGTTGTCATTGGTAGACGGGGACATTCAGGGTTCCAAGAAATGCTTCTAGGTAGTGTCAGTAACTATGTCGTTCATCATGCTCCCTGCTCAGTATTATTGGTTCAAACTCCTGTTGCCAAAGAATCAACTGCAACTGAAAATCTTAAAGCGACAGTTTATGCCTAA
- a CDS encoding universal stress protein translates to MINKILVAVANAENNIPIFDAAVSLAQTTGATLMLLHVMSNTEADYPILPTYTYYPIVDNHEYDAYQKQLAEYRQRGLNLLHNLTQEATAAGVDTEYTQLSGNTGQMICELANNWSADLIVVGSRGLKGLKEMFLGSVSNYVTHHAPCSVFIVRSGIDSQPEQTFAEAEKTVNQQELTVNINSRALVEEINIKRVQ, encoded by the coding sequence ATGATTAACAAAATTTTAGTAGCAGTAGCAAATGCGGAAAACAATATACCTATCTTTGACGCAGCAGTATCTTTAGCCCAAACTACTGGCGCTACCTTAATGCTGCTTCATGTCATGTCCAACACGGAAGCGGACTATCCCATATTACCCACCTATACCTATTATCCAATCGTGGACAACCATGAATACGACGCATATCAAAAACAATTGGCAGAGTATAGACAACGAGGGTTAAATTTGCTCCATAACCTAACTCAAGAAGCCACAGCAGCGGGAGTAGACACAGAATATACTCAATTGAGTGGAAATACAGGACAAATGATTTGCGAACTCGCCAACAATTGGTCAGCCGATCTAATTGTAGTCGGTAGTCGTGGACTAAAAGGCTTAAAAGAAATGTTCCTGGGCAGCGTCAGTAATTACGTAACCCATCATGCACCCTGTTCAGTCTTCATCGTCCGTTCTGGCATAGATTCTCAACCAGAGCAAACATTTGCTGAAGCCGAAAAAACCGTTAATCAGCAAGAACTTACAGTTAATATCAATTCTCGCGCATTAGTTGAAGAGATAAATATCAAAAGAGTGCAATAA
- a CDS encoding CBS domain-containing protein — protein sequence MKAADIMTRNVVTIDSLATITQAAKVMKQQHVKTLIVDRASEQDAYGIVTATDISQAIANAQDPATTYVCQIMTKPCIVVNPDLAVEHIANLFAQAKIRIAPVIKDKLLGVVSITDIITKTNCLTSNKAKFISERTSELPLDQSIEKEWEIVDWEGEYDNWCSG from the coding sequence ATGAAAGCAGCAGATATTATGACTCGCAACGTCGTCACTATTGATAGTTTAGCGACGATTACCCAAGCTGCTAAAGTCATGAAGCAGCAACATGTCAAGACTTTAATTGTTGATCGCGCCTCAGAGCAAGATGCTTATGGCATCGTCACGGCAACGGACATTTCACAGGCGATCGCCAATGCCCAAGATCCAGCCACAACTTATGTTTGCCAAATTATGACCAAACCCTGTATTGTGGTCAACCCCGACTTGGCTGTAGAACACATTGCTAACTTATTTGCTCAAGCTAAAATTCGCATTGCGCCTGTAATCAAAGACAAACTACTTGGCGTTGTCTCCATAACCGACATCATCACCAAAACCAATTGCTTAACTTCAAACAAAGCCAAATTTATCTCTGAGCGAACATCCGAATTGCCCCTAGATCAATCAATAGAAAAAGAATGGGAAATTGTGGATTGGGAAGGAGAATACGACAATTGGTGTAGTGGTTGA
- a CDS encoding DUF4278 domain-containing protein, translated as MKLHFHGQDYQDPYVEWQVVEGEVGGKYRGVPWKIHRMREQHRLPPRHTELVYRGIHYSK; from the coding sequence ATGAAACTACATTTTCACGGTCAAGATTATCAGGATCCTTATGTTGAATGGCAAGTAGTTGAAGGTGAGGTAGGTGGTAAATATCGCGGTGTGCCTTGGAAAATACATCGCATGAGAGAGCAGCACCGTCTTCCCCCACGTCATACTGAATTAGTGTATCGTGGCATTCACTATAGCAAATAA
- a CDS encoding universal stress protein, whose translation MFDKILVAIDLSEINNSAFNTALSLAQSTGAKLMLLHIISPEPNNYPNPFIYSGFKSEPMNDSLWTIYQEQWEKFKQRRLETLRSLVKEAATTGVNAEFTQDFGDPRRTICDLAKTWSADLIVIGSRGLTGVKEIFLGSVSNYVTHHAPCSVLVLRETAKLNSESSQQATQLASFNP comes from the coding sequence ATGTTTGACAAAATATTAGTGGCAATAGATCTTTCAGAAATAAATAACAGTGCCTTCAACACCGCTTTATCTCTGGCACAATCAACTGGAGCTAAATTGATGTTGTTACACATTATTTCACCCGAGCCCAATAATTATCCTAATCCCTTTATCTATTCTGGTTTTAAATCCGAACCGATGAATGACTCTCTTTGGACAATTTATCAAGAACAATGGGAAAAATTTAAACAAAGAAGATTAGAAACACTGCGATCGCTTGTCAAAGAAGCAGCAACAACAGGAGTCAATGCTGAATTTACTCAAGACTTTGGAGATCCTCGACGTACTATTTGTGACTTGGCTAAAACATGGTCAGCAGATCTAATTGTAATCGGTAGTAGAGGTCTAACTGGTGTCAAGGAAATATTTCTGGGCAGCGTGAGTAATTATGTAACCCACCATGCCCCATGCTCGGTTTTAGTGCTGCGCGAAACTGCCAAGCTAAATTCTGAGTCATCTCAACAAGCAACACAGTTAGCTTCTTTTAACCCTTGA
- a CDS encoding DUF6492 family protein has protein sequence MTNYIGNFITWKRDTVLQLHEYVEQLTDKSWIESIPNCWYFSEYTFYGVFVEQVLKENSGHYFDSQKVSHDYWGTKALSKDELENLFQNIPPEYFAVMISAKSKMSVDNYASFIK, from the coding sequence GTGACCAATTATATAGGTAACTTTATTACCTGGAAACGAGATACTGTTTTACAGCTGCACGAATACGTCGAGCAATTGACTGATAAATCTTGGATTGAATCTATTCCAAACTGCTGGTATTTTTCCGAATATACTTTTTATGGTGTCTTTGTGGAGCAAGTTCTGAAAGAAAACTCTGGGCATTATTTCGATTCGCAAAAAGTTTCTCACGACTACTGGGGTACAAAAGCGTTATCTAAGGATGAGTTGGAAAACTTGTTTCAAAATATTCCCCCTGAATACTTTGCGGTAATGATTTCTGCAAAATCAAAAATGTCTGTTGATAATTACGCATCATTTATTAAATAA